In Streptomyces sp. NBC_01439, the following are encoded in one genomic region:
- a CDS encoding Rossmann-like and DUF2520 domain-containing protein yields the protein MNSSQQPRPARLAVGVVGAGRVGPALACALQQAGHRPVAVSGVSDTSVRRAERMLPDVPLVPPAQVLELADLVLLTVPDDALPSLVEGLAETGAVRPGQLLVHTSGRYGTSVLDPARRAGALPLALHPAMTFTGTEVDVQRLAGCSFGVTAPEELRLAAEALVIEMGGEPEWIREENRPLYHAALALGANHLVTLVAQAMELLAKAGVEHPDRMLGPLLGAALDNALRSGDAALTGPVARGDAGTVRAHVSELRRHAPAAVAGYLAMARTTADRALAHGLLKPELAEDLLGVLADTESDGGDQ from the coding sequence TCGGTGCCGGCCGCGTCGGTCCCGCGCTGGCGTGTGCGCTCCAGCAGGCCGGGCACCGGCCCGTCGCCGTCTCCGGAGTCTCCGACACGTCCGTGCGCCGGGCCGAGCGGATGCTGCCCGACGTGCCGCTCGTACCGCCCGCGCAGGTGCTGGAGCTGGCCGACCTGGTGCTCCTGACCGTCCCCGACGACGCGCTGCCGTCCCTCGTGGAGGGCCTCGCCGAGACCGGCGCGGTCCGGCCGGGACAGCTGCTGGTGCACACCTCGGGACGGTACGGGACCTCCGTGCTCGACCCCGCGCGCCGCGCGGGCGCCCTGCCGCTGGCCCTGCACCCGGCGATGACCTTCACCGGCACTGAGGTCGACGTGCAGCGGCTCGCCGGCTGTTCCTTCGGGGTCACCGCCCCCGAGGAGCTGCGCCTGGCCGCCGAGGCCCTGGTCATCGAGATGGGCGGGGAGCCCGAGTGGATCCGGGAGGAGAACCGGCCGCTCTACCACGCGGCCCTGGCCCTCGGCGCGAACCACCTGGTCACGCTGGTCGCCCAGGCCATGGAGCTGCTGGCCAAGGCCGGGGTGGAGCACCCCGACCGGATGCTCGGCCCGCTGCTCGGCGCGGCCCTGGACAACGCCCTGCGCTCCGGTGACGCCGCCCTGACCGGGCCGGTGGCCCGCGGGGACGCCGGTACGGTCAGGGCGCACGTCTCGGAGCTGCGGCGGCACGCGCCCGCCGCGGTCGCCGGGTACCTGGCGATGGCCCGTACGACCGCGGACCGGGCCCTCGCGCACGGGCTGCTCAAGCCCGAGCTCGCCGAGGACCTCCTCGGTGTGCTCGCCGACACGGAGTCCGACGGGGGCGACCAGTGA
- the panC gene encoding pantoate--beta-alanine ligase: MTDLLLHTAEELHKLSRTGRRAVVMTMGALHEGHATLIRTAREQAGPGGQVVVTVFVNPLQFGAGEDLDRYPRTLDADLRIAEGAGADAVFAPAVDEVYPGGDPQVRISAGPMGERLEGATRPGHFDGMLTVVAKLLHLTRPDLALFGQKDAQQLALIRRMVTDLNFPVEVVGVPTVREEDGLALSSRNRYLSPAERHTALALSRALFAGRDRLAAQAALRARAEASPASDERATALARLGEIRASADAHAVSVAGAGLPDAVRAAALHVLDEAGRHEPPLALDYLALVDPLDFTETGPDFTGRAVLAVAAKVGSTRLIDNIPLEFGAHS, encoded by the coding sequence GTGACCGACCTGCTGCTGCACACCGCTGAGGAGCTGCACAAGCTGTCGCGCACCGGCCGCCGGGCCGTGGTGATGACCATGGGCGCCCTTCACGAGGGCCACGCCACCTTGATCCGCACGGCCCGCGAACAGGCCGGGCCGGGCGGGCAGGTCGTCGTCACCGTTTTCGTCAACCCCCTGCAGTTCGGGGCCGGCGAGGACCTCGACCGCTACCCCCGCACCCTCGATGCCGATCTGCGGATCGCCGAAGGGGCGGGTGCCGACGCCGTGTTCGCCCCGGCGGTCGACGAGGTCTACCCGGGCGGCGACCCGCAGGTGCGGATCAGCGCCGGCCCGATGGGCGAGCGGCTCGAAGGGGCCACCCGCCCGGGGCACTTCGACGGGATGCTGACCGTCGTCGCCAAGCTGCTCCACCTCACCCGCCCCGACCTGGCCCTCTTCGGCCAGAAGGACGCGCAGCAACTGGCCCTGATCCGGCGGATGGTGACCGACCTGAACTTCCCCGTCGAGGTGGTCGGCGTACCGACCGTCCGCGAGGAGGACGGGCTCGCGCTGTCGTCCCGCAACCGCTACCTCTCCCCCGCGGAGCGGCACACCGCCCTGGCGCTGTCCCGCGCCCTGTTCGCCGGCCGCGACCGGCTCGCCGCGCAGGCGGCGCTGCGCGCCCGCGCCGAGGCCTCCCCGGCCAGCGACGAGCGGGCCACCGCCCTGGCCCGCCTCGGCGAGATCCGCGCCTCCGCCGACGCGCACGCCGTCTCGGTGGCCGGCGCCGGTCTGCCGGACGCCGTACGGGCCGCCGCGCTGCACGTCCTGGACGAGGCGGGCCGCCACGAGCCGCCGCTCGCGCTGGACTACCTGGCGCTGGTGGACCCGCTGGACTTCACCGAGACCGGTCCGGACTTCACCGGGCGGGCCGTGCTGGCCGTCGCCGCGAAGGTGGGCTCGACCCGGCTGATCGACAACATCCCATTGGAATTCGGAGCACACTCGTGA
- a CDS encoding L-aspartate oxidase → MSTPGRGIPSDGAGEGTGIRLHAPAPGWSLDADVVVVGSGVAGLTAALRCAAGGRRTVVVTKARLDDGSTRWAQGGIAAALGEGDTPEQHLDDTLVAGAGLCDEEAVRLLVTEGPDAVRRLMAAGAVFDTSTETGEIELTREGGHHRRRIAHAGGDATGAEISRALVEAVQAAGIETVENALVLDLLQDAQGRTAGVTLHVMGEGQHDGVGAVHAPAVILATGGMGQVFSATTNPSVSTGDGVALALRAGAEVSDLEFVQFHPTVLFLGPDAEGQQPLVSEAVRGEGAYLVDADGVRFMQGQHELAELAPRDIVAKGIMRRMLEQGAQHMYLDARHFGAQMWEQRFPTILAACRSHGIDPVTEPVPVAPAAHYASGGVRTDLHGRTTVPGLYACGEVACTGVHGANRLASNSLLEGLVFAERIAEDIVAERPAGSGPGIPVPATGPLQPGAARYEVQRIMTEGAGVLRSADSLSAAADALEALYATALNDLEAHGKTAEPGVDTWEATNLLCVARVLVAAAQRRVETRGCHWREDHPERDDAHWRRHLVVRLSATEKRALVVVPTDSADFPSVHPLSTPSLEQ, encoded by the coding sequence GTGAGCACCCCAGGCAGAGGCATCCCGTCGGACGGGGCAGGCGAAGGCACCGGCATACGGCTGCACGCCCCGGCCCCCGGCTGGTCCCTCGACGCCGACGTCGTGGTCGTCGGTTCCGGCGTGGCGGGCCTGACGGCCGCGCTGCGCTGCGCCGCCGGGGGCCGCCGTACCGTCGTGGTCACCAAGGCCCGGCTCGACGACGGCTCCACCCGCTGGGCCCAGGGCGGTATCGCCGCGGCCCTCGGCGAGGGCGACACCCCGGAGCAGCACCTCGACGACACGCTGGTCGCCGGTGCGGGCCTGTGCGACGAGGAGGCCGTCCGGCTGCTCGTCACCGAGGGCCCCGACGCCGTACGGCGGCTGATGGCCGCCGGCGCGGTCTTCGACACCTCGACGGAGACCGGCGAGATAGAGCTGACCCGCGAGGGCGGACACCACCGCCGCCGGATCGCGCACGCGGGCGGCGACGCCACCGGCGCCGAGATCTCCCGGGCGCTCGTCGAGGCCGTCCAGGCCGCGGGCATCGAGACCGTGGAGAACGCCCTCGTCCTGGACCTGCTGCAAGACGCGCAGGGTCGTACGGCCGGTGTCACCCTGCACGTCATGGGCGAGGGCCAGCACGACGGGGTGGGCGCCGTGCACGCGCCCGCCGTGATCCTCGCGACCGGCGGCATGGGCCAGGTCTTCTCCGCGACCACCAACCCGTCGGTGTCCACCGGTGACGGCGTCGCGCTCGCGCTGCGGGCCGGCGCCGAGGTCTCCGACCTCGAGTTCGTACAGTTCCACCCGACGGTGCTCTTCCTCGGCCCGGACGCCGAGGGACAGCAACCGCTGGTGTCGGAGGCGGTCCGGGGCGAGGGTGCGTACCTCGTCGACGCGGACGGCGTGCGCTTCATGCAGGGCCAGCACGAGCTCGCCGAGCTGGCGCCGCGCGACATCGTCGCCAAGGGCATCATGCGCCGCATGCTGGAGCAGGGCGCGCAGCACATGTACCTCGACGCCCGGCACTTCGGCGCGCAGATGTGGGAGCAGCGCTTCCCGACCATCCTGGCCGCCTGCCGTTCCCACGGCATCGACCCGGTGACCGAGCCCGTCCCGGTGGCGCCCGCCGCGCACTACGCGTCCGGCGGCGTCCGCACCGACCTGCACGGGCGGACCACCGTCCCCGGCCTGTACGCCTGCGGCGAGGTCGCCTGCACCGGTGTGCACGGCGCGAACCGGCTGGCCTCCAACTCGCTGCTGGAGGGTCTGGTCTTCGCCGAGCGGATCGCCGAGGACATCGTCGCCGAGCGGCCCGCGGGCAGCGGCCCGGGCATACCGGTCCCGGCGACCGGCCCGCTGCAGCCCGGCGCGGCCCGGTACGAGGTCCAGCGGATCATGACGGAGGGCGCGGGCGTGCTCCGCTCCGCCGACTCGCTCAGTGCCGCGGCCGACGCCCTCGAAGCGCTGTACGCCACCGCCCTGAACGACCTCGAAGCGCACGGCAAGACCGCCGAGCCGGGCGTGGACACCTGGGAGGCCACGAACCTGCTGTGCGTGGCGCGGGTCCTGGTCGCCGCGGCGCAGCGGCGCGTGGAGACCCGCGGCTGCCACTGGCGCGAGGACCACCCCGAGCGGGACGATGCCCACTGGCGCCGCCATCTCGTCGTCCGGCTCTCGGCGACCGAGAAGCGCGCCCTGGTCGTCGTACCCACCGACTCCGCGGACTTCCCGTCCGTGCACCCCCTGAGCACCCCGAGCCTGGAGCAGTGA
- the nadC gene encoding carboxylating nicotinate-nucleotide diphosphorylase: MSTPELPLIDQNDGGCGDDCACGDGEESGLDPALAQLLADAGLDPIEVEDIAHMALSEDLDGGVDVTTVATVPEEAEAVADFVAREDGVVAGLRIAEAVFSVVCTEAFEVERHAEDGDSVVAGQLLLSVRSRTRDLLTAERSALNILCRLSGIATATRRWADVLEGTSAKVRDTRKTTPGLRSLEKYAVRCGGGVNHRMSLADAALVKDNHVVAAGGVAQAFKAVREAFPEVPIEVEVDTLEQIGEVLEAGADLILLDNFTVEQTAEAVALVAGRAVLESSGRLTLDSARAYAATGVDYLAVGALTHSSPILDIGLDLREAV, encoded by the coding sequence GTGAGCACCCCCGAACTTCCCCTGATCGACCAGAACGACGGCGGCTGCGGCGACGACTGCGCCTGTGGTGACGGCGAGGAGAGCGGCCTGGACCCGGCGCTGGCGCAGCTGCTCGCCGACGCCGGCCTGGACCCGATCGAGGTCGAGGACATCGCGCACATGGCGCTGTCCGAGGACCTGGACGGCGGCGTGGACGTGACGACGGTGGCGACCGTGCCCGAGGAGGCCGAGGCCGTCGCCGACTTCGTCGCGCGCGAGGACGGTGTCGTGGCCGGTCTGCGGATCGCCGAGGCCGTGTTCTCCGTGGTCTGCACGGAGGCCTTCGAGGTGGAGCGGCACGCGGAGGACGGCGACTCCGTCGTGGCCGGGCAGCTGCTGCTGTCCGTGCGCTCGCGCACCCGTGACCTGCTCACGGCGGAGCGCAGCGCGCTGAACATCCTGTGCCGGCTGTCGGGCATCGCGACGGCCACCCGCCGCTGGGCCGACGTGCTGGAGGGCACCTCGGCGAAGGTCCGCGACACCCGCAAGACCACGCCGGGCCTGCGCTCGCTGGAGAAGTACGCGGTGCGCTGCGGCGGCGGCGTCAACCACCGGATGTCGCTCGCGGACGCGGCGCTGGTCAAGGACAACCACGTGGTGGCGGCGGGCGGTGTCGCCCAGGCGTTCAAGGCCGTGCGCGAGGCCTTCCCCGAGGTTCCGATCGAGGTCGAGGTCGACACGCTGGAGCAGATCGGCGAGGTGCTGGAGGCCGGCGCCGACCTGATCCTGCTGGACAACTTCACGGTCGAGCAGACCGCCGAGGCCGTGGCCCTGGTGGCCGGCCGCGCGGTGCTGGAGTCCTCGGGCCGCCTGACCCTGGATTCGGCCCGCGCGTACGCGGCGACCGGCGTGGACTACCTGGCGGTCGGCGCGCTGACCCACTCCTCGCCGATCCTGGACATCGGGCTCGATCTGCGCGAGGCGGTGTAA
- a CDS encoding type III pantothenate kinase — protein MLLTIDVGNTHTVLGLFDGAEIVEHWRISTDPQRTADEMAVLLQGLMGMHPMLGSELGDGIHGIAICSAVPSVLHELREVTRRYYGDVPAVIVEPGTKTGVPILMDNPKEVGADRIVNAVAVVELYGGPAIVVDLGTATTFDAVSARGEYVGGVIAPGIEISMEALGVRGAQLRKIELARPRNVIGKSTVEAMQSGVVYGFAGQVDGVVTRMAKELAGPHGDPDDVRVIATGGLAPMVLGESSVIDDHEPWLTLIGLRLVYERNAPKFD, from the coding sequence GTGCTCCTCACCATCGACGTGGGCAACACCCACACGGTCCTGGGGCTGTTCGACGGTGCCGAGATCGTCGAGCACTGGCGCATCTCGACCGACCCGCAGCGCACGGCCGACGAGATGGCCGTGCTCCTGCAGGGGCTGATGGGCATGCACCCGATGCTGGGCAGCGAGCTGGGCGACGGCATCCACGGCATCGCGATCTGCTCGGCGGTGCCGTCGGTCCTGCACGAGCTCCGCGAGGTGACCCGCCGCTACTACGGCGACGTGCCCGCGGTGATCGTGGAGCCCGGCACCAAGACGGGCGTGCCGATCCTGATGGACAACCCGAAGGAGGTCGGCGCGGACCGCATCGTGAACGCGGTCGCGGTGGTCGAGCTCTACGGGGGCCCGGCGATCGTGGTCGACCTCGGTACGGCGACCACCTTCGACGCGGTGTCCGCGAGGGGTGAGTACGTGGGCGGGGTGATCGCCCCGGGCATCGAGATCTCGATGGAGGCGCTCGGCGTACGGGGTGCCCAGCTACGGAAGATCGAGCTGGCGCGGCCGCGCAACGTGATCGGGAAGTCCACGGTCGAGGCGATGCAGTCGGGCGTGGTCTACGGCTTCGCGGGGCAGGTCGACGGGGTCGTGACGCGGATGGCGAAGGAGCTGGCGGGACCGCACGGCGACCCGGACGACGTGCGGGTCATCGCCACCGGCGGGCTGGCTCCGATGGTGCTGGGCGAGTCCTCGGTGATCGACGACCACGAGCCGTGGCTGACGCTGATCGGGCTGCGGCTGGTGTACGAACGCAACGCGCCGAAATTCGACTGA
- a CDS encoding ATP-binding protein, protein MPATVSPLWAYSLQLPQDPRAPGLARQTLRSVLRTHAMSALVETAELLAGELMANAYLYSDGPYTLRLRAMGPARLRVSVWDSNPHIPPPFGADFPSGTPQLGAERGRGLFLVRAYAANWGGYPLGGTGLYGDAGGKLLWVEVRA, encoded by the coding sequence ATGCCTGCCACCGTATCCCCGTTGTGGGCCTACAGCCTGCAACTCCCACAGGATCCCCGCGCCCCCGGCCTCGCCCGCCAGACCCTGCGTTCCGTGCTCCGGACGCACGCGATGAGCGCACTCGTCGAGACGGCCGAGCTGCTGGCCGGGGAGCTGATGGCCAATGCCTATCTCTACTCCGACGGCCCGTACACCCTCCGGCTGCGGGCCATGGGGCCCGCTCGGCTGCGGGTCAGCGTCTGGGACAGCAATCCGCACATCCCGCCGCCCTTCGGAGCGGACTTCCCCTCCGGGACACCGCAGTTGGGTGCCGAGCGAGGCCGCGGACTCTTCCTCGTACGGGCGTACGCCGCCAACTGGGGCGGGTATCCGCTCGGCGGGACGGGGCTGTACGGGGACGCCGGGGGGAAGCTGCTGTGGGTCGAAGTCCGTGCCTGA
- a CDS encoding helix-turn-helix domain-containing protein, translated as MAGRVALTARRIRVAVELRKLRERAGLTATEAARQLGTSQGQLSNVETGRFGVSPERVHALAQVYSVCDPLLVDALSAMAGDRTKGWWEEYREILPQGLLDLAELEHHGLALRAAYTVHVPGLLQTADHAREIFGHVLPPLPQVDVEHRVTHRIKRQEVLHRADPVPYTAIIHEAALRMKFGGHSVVKAQLAHLLAMGELDHVRILVIPFDAGSFPGSGQSIYYVHGPVAQLDTVHLDQSHGPALVDAEAQLAKYRLLLDRMEGAALACGKSRDFIHSILRAL; from the coding sequence ATGGCGGGGCGAGTTGCACTGACGGCCCGACGTATCCGTGTCGCCGTTGAGCTGCGCAAGCTGCGGGAACGCGCTGGGCTCACGGCAACCGAGGCTGCGCGTCAACTCGGCACCAGCCAGGGCCAGCTGAGCAATGTGGAGACGGGCAGATTCGGAGTCAGCCCCGAGCGTGTCCACGCCTTGGCCCAGGTGTACTCCGTGTGCGACCCCCTGCTCGTGGACGCACTGTCCGCAATGGCCGGCGACCGTACGAAGGGCTGGTGGGAGGAGTACAGGGAGATCCTCCCGCAAGGCCTGCTCGACCTCGCCGAGCTGGAGCACCACGGTCTGGCGCTGCGCGCCGCCTACACCGTCCACGTGCCCGGCCTGCTGCAGACGGCGGACCACGCCCGGGAGATCTTCGGACACGTGCTGCCACCGCTGCCCCAGGTCGATGTGGAGCACCGCGTAACCCACCGCATCAAACGGCAGGAAGTGCTCCACCGCGCCGATCCGGTCCCGTACACCGCGATCATCCACGAGGCGGCCCTGCGCATGAAGTTCGGCGGACACTCCGTCGTGAAGGCACAGCTGGCCCACTTGCTGGCGATGGGGGAACTGGACCACGTCCGGATTCTGGTGATCCCCTTCGACGCGGGTTCTTTTCCGGGATCAGGCCAGTCGATCTACTACGTCCACGGGCCCGTGGCACAGCTCGACACCGTCCACCTCGACCAGTCCCACGGCCCCGCCCTGGTCGACGCCGAAGCCCAGCTCGCCAAGTACCGGCTGCTTCTGGACCGCATGGAGGGCGCGGCCCTCGCCTGCGGGAAGAGCCGGGATTTCATCCACAGCATCCTGCGCGCCCTGTGA
- a CDS encoding DUF397 domain-containing protein yields MTQPRWRKSSFCQEGEACVHVATAGPDAAVNVAGSADPGETYLTVSPVAWSDFLQAVKNPGAV; encoded by the coding sequence ATGACTCAGCCCCGCTGGCGAAAGTCGTCGTTCTGCCAGGAGGGAGAGGCCTGCGTGCACGTCGCGACAGCCGGACCCGACGCGGCCGTGAACGTGGCCGGCAGCGCCGATCCCGGCGAGACGTACCTGACCGTCTCCCCGGTCGCCTGGTCGGACTTCCTCCAAGCCGTGAAAAACCCCGGCGCCGTCTGA
- a CDS encoding KGGVGR-motif variant AAA ATPase, which translates to MTGKLFTWVDIDSRLAEAAVEGRWPQWLLEVDAWWDGLELTVLPGTGTAAVHEWLDGQFGLGSTAEDGMGLELALDRPTANAPQFLPVRLVEAADSGALPHRRPKLSERRVTSALSEALPRPEVSQFAGGKQLTAFHSFKGGVGRTLHAVALADLLASQGQHVLLVDADLEAPGITWMYQAQGGRCDIAYEDLLALLHSSRQGDPTQAVEIAAAYLPNQRVSRYPGTGRVTVLPASRRVRLGPPRIGPADLLTEDRSPYFLSESLVALANAAEADTVVLDLRAGASELAAPILLDPRVMRVFVTTISSQSLQGTEAMIQQLGAQSPAVVGTDPTPAAIVTQYRLDIHDAHAEEARRGLSAALSSTIVLPGMISDEYTPEDLAVDEQVLTEPVLSPFREELLALPRSWDAVVEVIRRCGLPGLLTEFTPSVVPTAPPRSEGRATLDDRRRALESTARRLVFAEQRGMDSGLGFLTTEPVRRLIADHSTDLPIAVVVGAKGAGKTFTFARMCTAGTWEAFARENGQNVERRAIVIPVLDPANIAEPQAGVVSPQELRDRAARGPGVTADEIRSHLNAALKDKRSDDPEFWRLRWLECLAWSAGAERGEPAEEFLIERTLDPSGACLFVIDGLEDWLESLEAEPRRIALRTLLIEVPAWLRRLRHRSLGLVIFVRQDLVRAAIRQNFGQFLDRYAPYELRWNTEDALRLPLWLAMNAEALPTADLPIADMGYDEIVQALLPLWGAKLGTDNSREAWTERWVPVALGDFNEQIQARDVVRFVREAALASVGDAKWPDRLLTPVAMRRALSACSRAKVEEINQENPLLGALLRRMSTFSDSVKMPFDAADVELTADDVEALGQWGVLARDIDGRYRMPEIYRHALGFRTQGRARVVRSL; encoded by the coding sequence ATGACCGGCAAGCTCTTCACCTGGGTCGACATCGATTCCCGACTTGCAGAAGCTGCTGTGGAGGGCCGGTGGCCGCAGTGGCTGCTGGAGGTCGATGCCTGGTGGGACGGGCTGGAGCTGACAGTCCTCCCGGGTACTGGGACCGCCGCCGTACACGAATGGCTGGACGGACAGTTCGGTCTCGGATCCACCGCCGAAGACGGAATGGGCCTGGAACTCGCCCTGGACCGACCAACGGCCAACGCTCCCCAGTTCCTTCCCGTGCGCCTGGTCGAAGCCGCCGATTCCGGCGCACTCCCCCACCGCCGCCCAAAGCTCAGCGAGCGCCGTGTCACCTCGGCTCTGAGCGAGGCGCTCCCCCGCCCGGAGGTCTCACAGTTCGCCGGTGGCAAGCAGCTCACCGCCTTCCACTCCTTCAAGGGCGGCGTGGGACGCACACTGCACGCGGTGGCGCTGGCCGATCTCCTCGCTTCCCAAGGACAGCACGTCCTTCTCGTCGACGCCGACCTGGAGGCGCCTGGCATCACCTGGATGTACCAGGCGCAAGGGGGCCGCTGCGACATCGCGTACGAGGACCTCCTCGCCCTCCTGCACTCCTCACGGCAGGGCGACCCCACGCAGGCGGTGGAAATCGCCGCCGCCTACCTGCCCAACCAGCGGGTCTCGCGCTATCCCGGGACAGGACGCGTGACAGTCCTTCCGGCCAGTCGGCGCGTGCGGCTCGGTCCGCCCCGGATCGGGCCCGCCGACCTGCTGACCGAGGACCGCTCGCCGTACTTCCTCAGTGAGTCCCTGGTAGCCCTCGCCAACGCCGCCGAGGCCGACACCGTCGTACTGGACCTCCGTGCCGGAGCTTCGGAGCTCGCAGCGCCCATCCTGTTGGACCCCCGTGTGATGCGGGTGTTCGTCACTACGATCAGCAGTCAGTCCCTGCAAGGCACCGAAGCCATGATCCAGCAGCTCGGGGCTCAGTCCCCGGCAGTGGTGGGAACGGATCCCACCCCTGCCGCGATCGTGACGCAGTACCGGCTCGACATCCATGACGCCCATGCCGAAGAAGCCCGCAGGGGACTCTCCGCAGCGCTGTCGTCCACGATCGTCCTGCCCGGCATGATTTCTGACGAGTACACGCCCGAGGATCTGGCAGTGGATGAGCAGGTCCTGACCGAGCCTGTGCTGAGTCCGTTCCGCGAGGAGCTGCTGGCGCTTCCCCGCAGCTGGGACGCTGTGGTGGAGGTGATCCGGCGCTGTGGTCTCCCCGGTCTGCTCACCGAATTCACCCCAAGCGTCGTGCCGACCGCCCCGCCTCGTTCCGAGGGGCGGGCCACGCTGGACGACAGACGGCGTGCCTTGGAGAGCACCGCACGCCGACTCGTCTTCGCCGAGCAGCGCGGTATGGATTCGGGGCTCGGATTCCTCACCACCGAGCCGGTACGCCGACTTATCGCGGATCACAGCACCGACCTTCCGATCGCGGTCGTCGTCGGCGCGAAAGGTGCGGGTAAGACGTTCACCTTCGCCAGGATGTGCACTGCGGGGACCTGGGAGGCGTTCGCCCGGGAGAACGGGCAGAACGTGGAACGGCGAGCGATCGTGATCCCTGTTCTGGACCCGGCCAACATCGCTGAGCCTCAGGCGGGAGTGGTGTCGCCGCAGGAGCTCAGGGACCGCGCGGCACGGGGGCCAGGCGTCACCGCGGACGAGATCCGAAGCCACCTGAACGCCGCACTCAAGGACAAGCGCTCCGATGATCCGGAGTTCTGGCGGCTGCGCTGGCTGGAGTGTCTGGCATGGTCGGCAGGCGCCGAACGGGGTGAACCCGCTGAGGAATTCCTCATCGAGCGGACTCTGGACCCCTCTGGGGCCTGCCTCTTCGTCATCGACGGCTTGGAGGACTGGCTGGAGTCACTGGAGGCGGAACCAAGGCGCATCGCGCTGCGGACGCTGCTGATCGAGGTTCCGGCCTGGCTCCGTCGGCTTCGCCATCGCTCGCTCGGCCTCGTGATCTTCGTCCGCCAAGACTTGGTACGCGCGGCGATCAGGCAGAACTTCGGCCAGTTCCTCGACCGCTACGCACCCTATGAGCTGCGCTGGAACACCGAGGACGCCCTCCGGCTGCCACTGTGGCTGGCGATGAACGCTGAGGCGTTGCCGACCGCCGATCTTCCGATCGCCGACATGGGCTACGACGAGATCGTCCAGGCACTCCTCCCCCTCTGGGGCGCGAAGCTCGGGACCGACAACTCCCGCGAGGCGTGGACCGAACGATGGGTTCCGGTCGCCCTTGGAGACTTCAACGAACAGATTCAGGCTCGCGATGTCGTCCGCTTCGTGCGCGAGGCGGCGCTCGCTTCCGTGGGCGATGCGAAATGGCCGGACAGATTGCTGACCCCGGTGGCCATGCGGCGCGCCCTGAGCGCGTGCAGCCGTGCGAAGGTAGAGGAGATCAACCAGGAGAATCCGCTGCTCGGAGCGCTGCTGAGGCGCATGTCGACTTTTTCGGACTCCGTGAAGATGCCCTTCGACGCGGCGGACGTGGAACTGACGGCCGACGACGTCGAAGCCCTGGGGCAGTGGGGTGTACTGGCCCGAGACATCGACGGGCGTTACCGCATGCCCGAGATCTATCGCCACGCGCTCGGCTTCCGCACGCAAGGCAGGGCTCGGGTGGTCCGGAGTCTATGA
- a CDS encoding DUF5937 family protein, giving the protein MSVTIDIAGLPTERITFAPSPLAELCMALHALSQPAHHPGLASWTTATTASLDPCLADRLLEADFMWRSSFSDIFMPFAGLPGGTGRPAATLAEALDVLDRLDDERFVRAALEQCWLALYNEGGPSSSPLANPAARAKALETAAARGPRQLDFSMRLLDDTAAVRVWVRRLLEDCDEAFFADTWKRVEPGQSADARHKTEVLRRKGLPAVLKEVSAALSVDAGGTTITADKMVHGSTTATDPRIGAGLVFVPTNFGWPHLLVLHAPGWRPVVHYPLGSPELASEPGSVELLQRRMEALAHPMRMMLCRSLARAPFTTSELATVYGITAPEVSRHLAVLKKAGLMHTRRQGRYAQHQLDLPAVARIGSEFIEGILR; this is encoded by the coding sequence ATGAGCGTCACCATCGACATCGCAGGCCTGCCCACCGAGCGGATCACTTTCGCGCCCTCTCCGCTCGCCGAGCTCTGCATGGCCCTGCACGCGCTCTCCCAGCCCGCGCACCACCCGGGGCTGGCCTCCTGGACCACCGCCACCACCGCCTCGCTCGATCCGTGCCTCGCGGACCGGCTGCTGGAGGCCGACTTCATGTGGCGGAGCTCGTTCTCCGACATCTTCATGCCCTTCGCCGGGCTGCCCGGCGGAACCGGGCGGCCGGCCGCGACGCTGGCCGAGGCGCTGGACGTGCTCGACCGCCTCGACGACGAGCGGTTCGTGCGGGCCGCCCTGGAGCAGTGCTGGCTGGCGCTCTACAACGAGGGCGGCCCGTCCTCCTCGCCGCTGGCCAACCCGGCGGCGCGGGCCAAGGCGCTGGAGACGGCCGCCGCGCGCGGCCCGCGCCAGCTGGACTTCTCCATGCGGCTCCTCGACGACACGGCCGCCGTCCGGGTGTGGGTGCGACGCCTCCTGGAGGACTGCGACGAGGCCTTCTTCGCCGATACGTGGAAGCGCGTCGAGCCCGGGCAGAGCGCCGACGCCCGGCACAAGACGGAGGTGCTGCGCCGCAAGGGGCTGCCGGCCGTGCTGAAGGAGGTCTCGGCGGCGCTGAGCGTCGACGCGGGCGGCACGACCATCACCGCGGACAAGATGGTCCACGGATCGACGACCGCGACCGATCCCCGAATAGGCGCCGGCCTGGTCTTCGTACCGACCAACTTCGGCTGGCCGCACCTGCTGGTGTTGCACGCGCCGGGCTGGCGGCCGGTGGTCCACTATCCGCTCGGCTCCCCCGAACTGGCCTCCGAGCCCGGCTCGGTGGAGCTGCTCCAGCGGCGGATGGAGGCGCTGGCGCACCCGATGCGGATGATGCTGTGCCGGAGCCTGGCCCGGGCCCCGTTCACGACGAGCGAGCTGGCGACCGTGTACGGGATCACCGCGCCGGAGGTTTCGCGCCACCTGGCCGTCCTGAAGAAGGCCGGGCTGATGCACACGCGGCGTCAGGGCCGTTACGCCCAGCACCAGTTGGACCTGCCGGCGGTCGCACGCATCGGATCGGAATTCATCGAGGGCATCCTCCGCTAG